In the genome of Henningerozyma blattae CBS 6284 chromosome 5, complete genome, one region contains:
- the RAI1 gene encoding decapping nuclease (similar to Saccharomyces cerevisiae RAI1 (YGL246C); ancestral locus Anc_3.570): MKQTANLFVKQRSQTTTLKQPKEITCYSRNREEEYLPKDDCNLHYYYFPDSYLDNNVDLSGGAAKFKDFQKNFKDRCSLKGLLASLQQYEMNKNTKIKADIITFRGIIRKLISAAFDSEQFNHVDLRVLVFDGQIFIKEIPQDEPELVGKAKLNAYSGYKFETLATIPQPLPFVSRELLEKRPKKIVTTGDEYVSVVKTGISNCRLVLGAEVDCIFDFKESSKTNNIYHYAELKCTQQICTAQQARGFDKKIFRTWLQCFLVGIPRIIYGFRDDNMVLKSVEEFSTEEIPILLKDDPAWANACLDAIKWYGALTQWLLDTIPRNDDKKCYKLVFENNHLRLSEFEESDQEYDGIVNGDVIISKEFREWRTQLKSQKDK; the protein is encoded by the coding sequence ATGAAGCAAACTGCCAATTTATTTGTGAAACAGCGCTCACAAACAACAACTTTAAAACAACCTAAAGAAATCACATGTTATTCAAGAAATCGTGAAGAGGAGTATTTACCTAAAGACGATTGTAATCTacactattattatttcccCGATTCTTATTTAGATAACAATGTGGATCTGAGTGGTGGTGCTGCAAAATTCAAAGATTTCcagaaaaattttaaagatagATGTAGTTTAAAAGGCCTGCTTGCATCTTTACAACAATatgaaatgaataaaaatactaaaatAAAGGCTGATATCATTACATTTAGAGGTAttataagaaaattaatcTCTGCAGCTTTTGATTCTGAACAATTTAATCACGTAGACTTAAGAGTTTTAGTTTTTGATGGCCAGatctttattaaagaaattccTCAAGACGAACCGGAACTCGTAGGTAAAGCAAAATTAAATGCATATAGTGGATACAAATTCGAGACTTTGGCAACTATCCCTCAACCTCTGCCGTTTGTAAGTAGAGAACTTTTGGAAAAGAGacctaaaaaaattgttactACTGGAGATGAGTATGTCTCTGTTGTTAAGACAGGTATTAGTAACTGCAGGTTAGTTCTTGGTGCAGAAGTTGACTGTATATTTGACTTTAAAGAATCTAgtaaaactaataatatataccaTTATGCTGAATTAAAATGTACACAACAGATATGCACAGCTCAGCAGGCTCGTGgttttgataaaaaaatatttagaacTTGGCTGCAATGCTTTCTAGTTGGCATACCCAGAATTATATATGGGTTCCGAGATGATAATATGGTACTAAAATCTGTCGAAGAGTTTTCTACTGAAGAAATTCCTATATTACTTAAGGATGATCCAGCTTGGGCTAATGCCTGTTTGGATGCAATTAAATGGTATGGGGCATTAACTCAGTGGTTATTAGATACTATTCCTAGAAATGACGATAAAAAATGTTACAAACTcgtatttgaaaataatcatttaaGATTGAGTGAATTCGAAGAATCAGACCAAGAATATGACGGAATAGTCAACGGAGATGTGATTATAAGTAAAGAGTTCCGTGAATGGAGAACACAGCTAAAATCCCAAAAAGAcaaatga
- the GUS1 gene encoding glutamate--tRNA ligase GUS1 (similar to Saccharomyces cerevisiae GUS1 (YGL245W); ancestral locus Anc_3.569) has product MSTKLILSGKAQAVAYGELIAARIVNNSSANAVDISFVEDKKAAPATLDGSSDDVLAKIVALSPSSFASASKEDVAHWTKLAQEKLVVKNFQQLAQTLEILDAQLNLRSFVLGGLNFSAADVAVWGALRSNGMVGSIIKNKVYVNVSRWYSFLELEPAFGESHEFLTKSLQELKKAANAGKKKESHKANFEIDLQDAKMGEVVTRFPPEPSGYLHIGHAKAAILNQYFAQAYKGKLIIRFDDTNPSKEKEEFEESIIEDLALLGIKGDRVTHSSDYFQEMYDYCIQMIKEGKAYCDDTPTEKMREERMEGEPSARRNRSVEENLKIFTEDMTNGTEEGLKNCVRAKIDYKALNKTLRDPVIYRCNLTPHHITGDKWKVYPTYDFCVPIVDSLEGVTHALRTIEYRDRNAQYEWMLDALKLRHVHIWDFARVNFVRTLLSKRKLQWMVDKGLVSNWDDPRFPTVRGVRRRGMSIEGLRNFVLSQGPSRNVINLEWNLIWAFNKKVIDPTAPRHTAVVNPFKVHLEGSEVPQTDKIEMKPKHKKNPDVGEKKVVFSKNIIIDKEDADVLEEGEEFTLMDWGNAIITKKDANSITAKLHLEGDFKKTKHKITWLADTKDVVSVDLVDFDHLLNKDRIEEGESFEDFLTEKTEFHTSAIADLNVKDMKIGDFIQFERKGYYRLDSLPKNGNPYVFFTIPDGKAVNKYGAKK; this is encoded by the coding sequence ATGTCtactaaattaattttatctgGTAAAGCCCAAGCTGTGGCTTATGGTGAATTGATCGCCGCTCGTATTGTCAACAATTCTTCCGCAAATGCTGTTGATATTAGCTTTGTAGAAGATAAAAAGGCTGCTCCAGCTACTTTGGATGGCTCTTCTGATGATGTTTTAGCTAAAATTGTTGCTTTATCTCCATCTTCATTTGCTTCTGCTTCAAAGGAAGATGTTGCTCATTGGACAAAATTAGCCCAGGAAAAATTAGTTGTTAAGAATTTCCAACAATTGGCTCAAACTCTAGAGATCCTAGATGcccaattaaatttaagatCCTTTGTTTTAGGCGGGTTGAATTTCTCAGCTGCAGATGTTGCTGTCTGGGGTGCTTTAAGATCTAATGGTATGGTCGGTTCTatcataaaaaataaagtttatGTTAATGTTTCTCGTTGGTATTCTTTCTTAGAATTAGAACCTGCTTTTGGTGAATCTCatgaatttttaactaaatctttacaagaattgaaaaaagcCGCTAATGCTGGtaagaagaaagaaagtCACAAAGCAAACTTCGAAATTGATTTACAAGATGCTAAAATGGGAGAAGTAGTGACTAGATTTCCTCCTGAACCATCTGGATACCTACATATCGGTCATGCTAAAGCTGCTATTTTAAACCAATATTTTGCCCAAGCTTATAAGGGTAAATTGATCATTAGATTCGATGATACCAACCCTTCCAAGGAAAAggaagaatttgaagaatctATCATTGAAGATTTAGCTCTTTTAGGTATTAAAGGTGATAGAGTTACACACTCCAGTGACTACTTTCAAGAAATGTATGATTACTGTATTCAAATGATCAAAGAAGGTAAGGCTTACTGTGACGACACTCCAACAGAAAAGATGAGAGAAGAACGTATGGAAGGGGAACCTTCTGCTAGAAGAAACCGTTCAgttgaagaaaatttaaaaattttcaccGAAGATATGACTAATGGTACTGAAGAAGGTTTAAAGAACTGTGTTCGTGCCAAGATTGATTACAAAGCTTTGAATAAAACTTTGAGAGATCCTGTTATTTACAGATGTAACTTAACCCCACATCATATTACAGGTGATAAATGGAAAGTCTATCCAACTTATGATTTCTGTGTTCCAATTGTTGACTCTTTGGAAGGTGTTACTCATGCTTTACGTACCATTGAATACAGAGACCGTAATGCTCAATACGAATGGATGTTAGACGCACTAAAATTAAGACATGTTCATATTTGGGATTTTGCACGTGTTAATTTTGTTAGAACTTTGTTATCGAAGAGAAAATTGCAATGGATGGTTGACAAGGGATTAGTTAGTAATTGGGATGATCCAAGATTCCCAACTGTAAGAGGTGTTAGAAGAAGAGGTATGAGTATCGAAGGTTTAAGAAATTTCGTCTTATCTCAAGGTCCATCCAGAAATGTGATTAATTTAGAATGGAATCTAATTTGGgcttttaataaaaaagtcATTGATCCAACCGCTCCAAGACATACTGCTGTTGTTAATCCTTTTAAAGTTCATTTGGAAGGTTCAGAAGTTCCACAAActgataaaattgaaatgaAGCCAAAGCATAAGAAAAATCCAGATGTCGGTGAAAAGAAAGTTGTCTTCTCTAAAAACATCATTATCGACAAGGAAGATGCTGATGTCTTAGAAGAAGGTGAAGAATTTACTTTAATGGATTGGGGTAatgctattattactaaGAAAGATGCAAACTCTATCACTGCTAAACTACATTTGGAAGGtgatttcaaaaaaacTAAGCACAAAATTACTTGGTTGGCTGATACTAAGGATGTTGTTTCAGTAGATTTAGTAGATTTCGATCATTTACTAAACAAGGATAGAATTGAAGAAGGTGAGAGCTTTGAAGATTTCTTAACTGAAAAAACGGAATTCCATACTTCTGCTATTGCTGACTTAAACGTCAAAGACATGAAAATTGGTGATTTTATCCAATTTGAAAGAAAGGGATACTATAGATTAGATTCCTTACCTAAAAATGGTAACCCATATGTCTTCTTTACCATTCCAGATGGTAAGGCTGTTAACAAATACGGTGCTAAGAAATAG
- the RMR1 gene encoding Rmr1p (similar to Saccharomyces cerevisiae YGL250W; ancestral locus Anc_3.577): MNEDSGDLQVVLDEQLNNSSSEDSSSYQRDTVTDTVQLEDLQESAKEAAEQLLRGTLVTRSTNADGESNAVSKIPKIQLNYKNDTFLLFDYDDNQYNDDDDDDDDDNKYTGNNGQEVEANDFPVIFEDVTLLLKTCTDSMKNIRQFLEVFYGKLAFLTSEILLDFEVLNLTLCEDNIYNSYVTFKDIGMIFDILRENSIKEGNKNAPSVLQATVKTRERFVSRYNTLVELTQNSATLANVVPFTNDEEHPVLLEDNDNSVNPSKPKEVVYVNLDDDEENDIIEANKNTEQKDQTQYDDVYVDEIENKTSTSKDYGDKLLPQSYAGLPSGEIIVSNNDQRQEDDNMSRTDDDGDIEIEETL, encoded by the coding sequence ATGAATGAAGATTCGGGTGATCTGCAGGTAGTATTAGATGAACAGTTAAATAATAGCAGCTCTGAAGATAGCTCATCTTATCAAAGAGACACTGTTACTGACACAGTTCAACTAGAAGATCTTCAAGAATCTGCCAAAGAAGCCGCTGAGCAACTATTACGTGGAACACTCGTAACCCGTAGCACAAATGCGGATGGTGAATCCAATGCAGTGTCAAAAATTCCTAAGatacaattaaattataagaaTGATACCTTTTTGCTCTTCGATTACGATGATAACCaatataatgatgatgacgatgatgatgatgatgataacaAATATACAGGAAATAATGGGCAAGAAGTAGAGGCAAACGACTTCCCGGTGATATTTGAAGATGTGACACTTTTGCTCAAAACATGTACGGATTCAATGAAGAACATTCGACAGTTTCTAGAAGTTTTCTATGGAAAGTTGGCATTTCTTACGAGCGAAATTCTTTTAGACTTTGAAGTTTTGAATCTTACATTGTGTGaagataatatttataattcttACGTCACCTTTAAGGATATTGGAATGATATTTGATATTCTTCGAGAGAACTCTATTAAAGaaggaaataaaaatgctCCATCTGTTTTACAAGCAACTGTTAAAACTAGAGAGAGATTTGTTAGTCGTTATAACACACTTGTAGAGTTAACCCAGAATTCTGCAACCTTAGCAAACGTAGTGCCATTCACTAACGATGAGGAACATCCAGTGTTATTGgaagataatgataattcagTAAATCCTTCGAAACCAAAAGAGGTTGTTTATGTGAATTTGGATGACGAcgaagaaaatgatattatcGAAGCCAATAAAAACACTGAACAAAAGGATCAGACTCAATATGATGATGTATATGtagatgaaattgaaaacaaAACTAGTACCTCCAAGGACTACGGTGATAAGTTACTGCCTCAGAGTTATGCAGGCTTGCCTTCTGGTGAAATAATTGTATCTAACAATGACCAACGCCAGGAAGACGATAATATGTCTAGAACTGATGATGATGgagatattgaaattgaagagACACTataa
- the RET2 gene encoding coatomer subunit delta (similar to Saccharomyces cerevisiae RET2 (YFR051C); ancestral locus Anc_3.575) — translation MVVLAASITTRNGKPLLSRQFTDVTKDRVMELLSNFQGLVAKGSSEHTYVEDEHVRYLYKPFDDYYLIIITNRQSNIIQDLSTLSLFSQTMNTYLASFDETDIFENAFEILSSFDEIIVMGYKENLTMAQVETYLTMESHEERIQEIIERNKESEATAERKRRAKEIAKREHDRKMGVPNLDSYAADSARFHGANDPNMANAYNSYYSHASKAAQQSYLQSQHNSISQPQPSSMSGINDMMASSNGGGMKLSAGKPRIGNTSISNISSSARHVSTTRIDDEPKPENNGILICIKETASAQITRDGTITASELKGVLEYRVNKTELAHSKIILDKSIDPKDRNLHFKTHPNIDKNLFNSSNILGLKNKDKAFPSNDHSLGVLRWRKVCGADDKSILPLEVTTWVSASEDTDGLFEVTMEYEINENFNKELNDIKFQIPLYTENISINADNNDSNASIERIDDEEGIVIKVDDLSPGTSGVFGFSIESGIEDSLFPINVNFKHTSQGNDSVTGVSVESVSNSQEEGVDLPFDVITTLRGEEYSIL, via the coding sequence ATGGTTGTTTTAGCTGCTTCAATTACCACACGTAATGGTAAACCATTACTATCTCGACAATTCACTGATGTTACAAAAGATCGTGTTATGGAATTGCTATCAAATTTTCAAGGTTTGGTTGCTAAAGGTTCTTCAGAGCATACCTATGTTGAAGATGAGCATGTCCGTTATTTATATAAGCCATTCGATgattattatctaattaTCATTACTAATCGTCAATCAAATATCATTCAAGATTTGTCGACATTAAGTCTTTTCTCTCAAACTATGAACACATACTTGGCTAGTTTCGACGAAActgatatttttgaaaatgcctttgaaattttaagcTCCTTTGACGAAATTATTGTTATGGGCTATAAGGAGAATTTAACAATGGCTCAAGTTGAAACTTATTTGACAATGGAATCTCATGAAGAGAGaattcaagaaattatCGAGCGGAATAAAGAGTCAGAAGCTACTGCTGAAAGAAAGCGTCGTGCTAAAGAAATTGCTAAAAGAGAGCATGACAGAAAAATGGGTGTTCCAAACTTAGATTCATATGCAGCAGATTCTGCCAGATTTCATGGTGCTAATGATCCAAACATGGCTAATGCCTACAATTCTTATTATAGTCATGCCTCCAAAGCTGCTCAACAATCCTATTTGCAATCTCAACATAATTCTATCAGTCAACCTCAACCATCAAGTATGTCAGGTATTAATGATATGATGGCCAGCTCTAATGGAGGTGGTATGAAATTATCTGCCGGTAAACCAAGAATTGGTAATACTTCTATCAgtaatatttcttcaagTGCCCGCCATGTTAGCACCACTAGAATAGATGATGAACCAAAGCCAGAAAATAACGGTATATTGATTTGTATTAAGGAAACAGCAAGCGCACAAATTACAAGAGATGGTACTATTACAGCATCAGAATTGAAAGGTGTTCTCGAATATCGTGTCAACAAAACTGAACTAGCTCATTCTAAAATTATTCTagataaatcaattgatcCAAAGGATAGAAATTTGCATTTCAAAACACAtccaaatattgataaaaacttatttaattcatccAATATATTGGGCCTAAAGAATAAGGATAAAGCATTTCCATCAAATGACCATAGTTTAGGTGTTTTGAGATGGCGTAAAGTTTGTGGAGCTGATGATAAAAGCATATTACCATTGGAAGTCACTACATGGGTTTCTGCCTCAGAAGATACGGATGGTTTATTTGAAGTTACCATGgaatatgaaattaatgaaaatttcaataaagaattgaacGATATTAAATTCCAAATTCCTCTATATACAGAAAATATCTCAATTAATgctgataataatgatagcAATGCTTctattgaaagaattgatGACGAAGAAGGTATTGTTATTAAAGTAGATGATTTAAGTCCTGGAACATCCGGTGTCTTTGGTTTCTCTATTGAAAGTGGTATAGAAGATTCATTGTTCCCAATCAATGTTAATTTCAAACATACTTCTCAAGGTAATGATTCAGTAACTGGTGTGTCTGTGGAAAGTGTGTCAAATAGTCAAGAAGAAGGCGTAGACTTACCATTTGATGTTATTACAACTTTAAGAGGTGAAGAATACTCTATTTTATAG
- the PRE4 gene encoding proteasome core particle subunit beta 7 (similar to Saccharomyces cerevisiae PRE4 (YFR050C); ancestral locus Anc_3.574), with protein sequence MNHDPFAWGRPDDATYGRYNEKIAYASNQPTTNTTQPIVTGTSVLAMKYKGGVVIAADNLASYGSLLRFNGIERLIKVGQNTVVGVSGDVSDMQHIERLLEEIETDNNYDNTYSESFEQLQPSYVFKYLSAVMYSRRSKMNPLWNAIIVAGVENGAPFMRYVNLLGVTYTSPTLATGFGAHLANPLMRRVVDREEDVANTTREAAVETIKNCMKVLYYRDARSAKSYSLAVIDCETGVSLEHGIEVDNMVWGFAKDIKGYGTQKV encoded by the coding sequence ATGAATCACGATCCATTTGCTTGGGGCAGACCAGATGATGCTACCTATGGCAgatataatgaaaaaattgcgTATGCATCCAATCAGCCTACTACAAATACTACCCAACCGATTGTCACTGGTACATCTGTTTTAGCAATGAAATATAAAGGTGGTGTTGTTATTGCAGCAGATAATTTGGCATCATACGGTTCCTTGTTAAGATTCAATGGTATCGAAAGATTAATCAAGGTGGGTCAAAATACTGTTGTTGGTGTATCTGGAGATGTGTCTGATATGCAACATATCGAGCGATTActagaagaaattgaaacagataataattatgaCAATACATACTCTGAAAGCTTTGAACAGTTGCAGCCAAGTTATGTGTTCAAGTATCTATCAGCTGTTATGTATTCCCGTAGATCTAAGATGAATCCTCTTTGGAATGCTATAATTGTTGCTGGTGTTGAAAATGGAGCTCCGTTCATGAGATACGTTAACTTATTGGGTGTCACATATACGTCACCAACTCTAGCCACAGGTTTTGGTGCTCATTTAGCCAATCCTTTAATGAGACGTGTTGTTGACCGTGAAGAGGATGTTGCTAATACTACAAGAGAAGCTGCTGTagaaacaattaaaaactGTATGAAAGTCTTATACTATAGAGATGCTCGCTCTGCCAAGAGTTATTCTCTTGCTGTAATAGATTGTGAAACTGGTGTTAGTTTAGAACATGGCATTGAGGTGGATAATATGGTTTGGGGCTTTGCCAAGGATATTAAGGGCTATGGTACTCAAAAggtataa
- the BRR6 gene encoding Brr6p (similar to Saccharomyces cerevisiae BRR6 (YGL247W); ancestral locus Anc_3.571), producing MEPSTLIQRNYGKNIVKQNTRDTLKEDNYDEKSETATQNSNYSPIQKGIKPSLVSEWIHLAFNTFFMVILVFFLGKLVFLIKKDVDNKLLQVLDQQKDYFENCKENYNLNDCGSNNVVPALQSVCMDWARCIAKSNSPDYNHRHLSSKLWAETVAEMINAFVDPISIRSLIFILMTVGTIITVSNLAFGSYRVYYYNSKA from the coding sequence atgGAACCTTCAACTTTGATTCAGAGAAATTATGGCAAAAATATAGTTAAGCAAAATACACGAGATACTCTTAAAGAAGACAACTATGATGAGAAGAGTGAAACCGCAACTCAGAACTCGAATTATAGCCCCATACAGAAGGGAATTAAGCCTTCTCTTGTCTCTGAATGGATACATTTGGCATTTAATACATTTTTTATGGTGATTCtcgtattttttttgggtAAATTAGTCTTTCTGATAAAAAAAGACGTTGATAATAAGCTACTACAAGTGCTAGATCAACAAAAggattattttgaaaattgtaaagaaaattataatctCAATGATTGCGGCTCGAATAATGTTGTTCCAGCCCTTCAATCAGTATGTATGGACTGGGCTAGATGTATAGCTAAATCTAACTCTCCAGATTATAATCACCGTCATTTATCAAGTAAACTTTGGGCTGAAACTGTTGCTGAAATGATAAATGCATTTGTGGACCCAATTAGTATAAGATCACTAATATTCATATTGATGACCGTTGGTACCATTATCACAGTATCAAATTTGGCATTTGGTTCATATAGAGTATACTACTACAATTCAAAAGCATAG
- the PDE1 gene encoding 3',5'-cyclic-nucleotide phosphodiesterase PDE1 (similar to Saccharomyces cerevisiae PDE1 (YGL248W); ancestral locus Anc_3.573): protein MPSFDVTIIGALGGPQEGDTQCLMVRPYGYQGLGSICLDAGAGLTSIIHILADCKKYKYQDSELFKLKSISSFYNNDYEPAWKFFNPDSPIGFGFPQEMRDILLSKNLGQIQKEGLAVFQGINEYYITHSHLDHICGMVTNSPSAFEKHFPSRKSIFGLNSTIQSLKRNIFNDEIWPDLTMGNKGGIILNELHAYVPQHSKIFENFEIIPLPVCHGKAVNPPNQIVFSTLYLFKNLATNDCILIGGDMQSDNLDSNNGPNHEEADNNNVSYTNKIKNGQVTIDYLQKAWEYVVENVPLINLKGIFIECSSSMDVNKSHLYGHMSPIFLINELKNFVNLYKQRWNLSEPPDLDLDVVIMHVKMSYSEIDPRLKILDEIKTLAAEKGIKKTRFSMALKGFTFSL, encoded by the coding sequence ATGCCTAGTTTCGATGTGACAATTATTGGGGCCTTAGGTGGTCCACAAGAAGGCGACACCCAGTGTTTAATGGTTAGACCTTATGGTTACCAGGGTTTAGGTTCCATATGTTTAGATGCAGGGGCCGGTTTAACTTCGATAATACACATATTGGCAGATTGCAAGAAATACAAATATCAAGAttctgaattatttaaattaaaatcaatcTCAAGTTTTTACAACAACGACTATGAGCCTGCatggaaattttttaatccAGATTCACCCATTGGGTTTGGTTTCCCGCAGGAAATGAgagatatattattatccaaaaatttaggacaaattcaaaaagaaGGTCTTGCAGTGTTCCAAGgaattaatgaatattatattacaCATTCACATTTAGACCATATTTGTGGAATGGTTACTAACTCCCCTTCAGCATTTGAAAAACATTTCCCATCAAGAAAATCGATATTTGGTTTAAATTCAACAATACAGTCACTAAAGAGAAACatatttaatgatgaaatatGGCCTGATTTAACAATGGGTAATAAAGGAGGCATTATATTGAACGAACTCCATGCATATGTTCCTCAGCACTCAAAGATATTcgaaaattttgaaattatccCTCTACCAGTTTGTCATGGTAAAGCTGTCAACCCACCAAATCAAATTGTCTTCAGCAcactttatttatttaaaaatttagcAACTAATGATTGTATCTTAATAGGTGGCGATATGCAAAGTGATAATCTCGATTCTAATAATGGCCCCAATCATGAAGAGGCTGACAACAATAATGTCTCATATACCaataagataaaaaatGGACAAGTCACTATTGATTATTTGCAAAAAGCTTGGGAATATGTGGTAGAAAATGTccctttaataaatttaaagggAATATTCATCGAATGTTCAAGTTCTATGGACGTTAATAAATCCCATTTATATGGCCATATGTCCcctatatttttgataaatgaattgaaaaattttgttAACCTTTATAAACAAAGATGGAATTTAAGTGAACCACCTGACTTGGATTTAGATGTTGTTATTATGCATGTAAAAATGTCATACTCAGAAATAGATCCGAGACTAAAGATTTTGGATGAGATTAAAACACTTGCAGCCGAAAAAGGTATAAAAAAGACAAGGTTTTCGATGGCATTGAAGGGCTTTACTTTTTCACTTTAA